Proteins co-encoded in one Papaver somniferum cultivar HN1 chromosome 5, ASM357369v1, whole genome shotgun sequence genomic window:
- the LOC113283226 gene encoding probable magnesium transporter NIPA6 isoform X2, with protein sequence MITMIVGEIANFIALMFAPAVLVIPLGALSIIVSAVLAHFILNEKLQKMGLVGCILCVVGSTMIVLHAPEEHPVTSVLEIWDLAIQPAFLLYTASVLVTVLVLMLHSAPRYGQTNIMIYIGICSLFGSLTVMSVKAIGTAIKLTLEGKSQVAYFQTWIFAMVSVSCIMTQLNYLNKALDTFNTAVVSPIYYAMFTSLTIFASAIMFKDYAGQSASSIASELCGFITILSGTAVLHSTKDPDPPQNTDLYSPLSPKLWWHVQEKGDQWKQKDEDGLSADFVAIIRQDYFA encoded by the exons ATGATTACTA TGATTGTTGGAGAGATTGCGAATTTTATTGCTTTGATGTTTGCCCCTGCTGTTCTTGTAATCCCACTTGGGGCATTGAGTATAATTGTCAG TGCTGTTCTAGCACATTTCATATTGAACGAGAAACTACAGAAGATGGGTTTGGTGGGGTGCATCCTATGTGTAGTGGGTTCTACTATGATTGTTCTTCATGCCCCTGAGGAACACCCCGTAACTTCAGTTCTGGAAATCTGGGATTTAGCAATACAGCCAG CTTTTCTTTTATATACGGCTTCGGTGTTGGTTACAGTTCTTGTGTTAATGTTGCATAGCGCTCCACGCTATGGGCAGACAAACATCATGATATACATTGGAATATGTTCTTTATTTGGATCTTTGACG GTCATGAGTGTAAAGGCTATAGGCACTGCCATAAAACTTACATTGGAGGGTAAAAGCCAGGTTGCGTACTTCCAAACATGGATATTTGCAATGGTTTCGGTTTCTTGTATAATGACTCAGTTGAATTATTTAAACAAG GCATTGGATACTTTCAATACAGCAGTTGTTTCTCCTATTTACTACGCCATGTTCACATCTCTCACAATTTTTGCTAGCGCCATAATGTTTAAG GATTACGCTGGTCAGAGTGCAAGCAGTATAGCGTCAGAGCTTTGTGGGTTTATCACTATACTTTCTGGAACTGCGGTGTTGCATAGTACAAAAGATCCAGATCCACCCCAAAATACAG ATTTATACTCACCGCTTTCTCCTAAACTATGGTGGCATGTCCAAGAAAAGGGAGATCAGTGGAAGCAGAAGGACGAAGATGGGTTGTCTGCTGATTTTGTCGCAATCATTCGCCAAGATTATTTTGCATAG
- the LOC113279878 gene encoding uncharacterized protein LOC113279878, whose amino-acid sequence MISVAKSVIYPNYVCIDRVGYVGGLILMWKDGIDVEVIGCDNNIIHVTIQLCPSKPKVLFSFMYGSTCSEPKKTQWNFITEFSKDVQQPWLILGDLNFHLDRNNTSSDTWVQNDVNNAGLVDIGYEGRNYTWTSNSYGTGVRKDRLDMALGNNDWFLNFHNAKLLHLNFVASDHSPVLLITDPIPKNLWRPFKFFRTWNEHNTFKNNLESSWNVDVHGSPAFKLIQRQHSARIALSQWNRMEFGDIQKNISKLQTSLEIFQNELVLIDIMLESKLSPNGNSLQERNDMSRLLTNHFSVVSCSSNPVLPDISFDIISKILTDTDNDKLFAMPSEIEIENFVKHMPSWSSPGPDGFQAGFYQTQWNVVGKDIIDVVQKIFQSGHMPRSLNRTYISLIPKYKSLETPAEFRPIGLCNASDKVISKILANRIKPLLKKLVSPYQAAFVPGRAIHDNIIIAPEMVHSMKHKEGISGTMAIKLDLSKAFNRLERSFINKVLESFGFKSDFCNLIMQCVSTTSINVLESFGLPVINLNLLEG is encoded by the exons ATGATCTCAGTAGCTAAATCAGTCATATATCCTAACTATGTTTGCATTGATAGAGTAGGATATGTTGGTGGTCTAATACTCATGTGGAAGGATGGTATAGATGTTGAAGTTATTGGTTGTGATAATAATATAATTCATGTGACAATTCAGTTGTGTCCTAGTAAGCCTAaggtcttgttttcttttatgtaTGGATCAACCTGTTCAGAACCTAAAAAAACTCAGTGGAATTTTATTACTGagtttagcaaagatgtccaGCAACCTTGGTTAATATTAGGGGATTTAAACTTTCATTTGGATAGAAATAATACTAGTTCTGATACTTGGGTTCAAAATGATGTTAATAATGCTGGCCTAGTTGACATTGGGTATGAGGGTAGAAACTACACTTGGACTAGTAACTCTTATGGTACAGGAGTTAGGAAAGATAGACTAGACATGGCTTTAGGTAataatgattggttcttaaatttTCACAATGCTAAGCTTTTGCATCTGAATTTTGTTGCTTCTGATCATTCACCTGTGCTTCTTATTACTGATCCTATTCCTAAAAATCTCTGGAGGCCTTTTAAATTTTTCAGAACTTGGAATGAGCATAATACTTTTAAAAATAATCTTGAGTCTTCCTGGAATGTTGATGTGCATGGTAGTCCTGCCTTTAAACTTATCCAAAGACAACATAGTGCTAGGATAGCTTTATCTCAGTGGAATAGGATGGAGTTTGGAGACATCCAAAAGAATATTTCTAAACTTCAAACTTCTTTGGAAATTTTCCAGAATGAACTAGTTCTAATAGACATCATGCTAGAGTCAAAGCTATCACCA AATGGAAATTCGCTTCAGGAAAGAAATGATATGAGTAGACTTCTTACTAATCATTTTAGTGTTGTCTCTTGTTCTTCTAATCCTGTTTTGCCTGATATTTCCTTTGATATTATTTCAAAAATCCTTACTGATACTGATAATGATAAGCTTTTTGCTATGCCaagtgaaattgaaattgaaaattttgtCAAACATATGCCTTCGTGGAGTTCTCCTGGTCCTGATGGCTTTCAAGCAGGTTTTTATCAAACTCAATGGAATGTTGTAGGAAAAGATATTATTGATGTGgttcaaaaaattttccaaagtgGTCACATGCCTAGAAGTCTTAATAGGACTTATATTTCCCTTATACCTAAATACAAAAGTCTTGAAACTCCAGCTgagtttagaccaattggtctgtgTAATGCCTCTGATAAGGTTATTTCTAAGATTTTGGCCAATAGAATTAAACCTTTGCTTAAAAAATTAGTTTCTCCTTATCAAGCTGCCTTTGTACCAGGAAGAGCCATCCATGACAATATTATTATTGCTCCTGAAATGGTTCATTCAATGAAACATAAAGAAGGTATAAGTGGTACAATGGCCATCAAACTTGATCTGTCAAAAGCTTTTAACAGACTTGAACGGAGTTTTATTAATAAAGTTCTTGAGAGTTTTGGTTTTAAATCTGATTTTTGTAACCTCATTATGCAGTGTGTCTCCACTACTAGTATAAATGTTCTTGAGAGTTTTGGTCTCCCTGTGATCAATTTGAACCTACTAGAGGGATAA
- the LOC113283226 gene encoding probable magnesium transporter NIPA6 isoform X1, whose translation MDLSSSSMSEEASYVNNLKGFILAVISSAFIGSSFIIKKKGLKRAGHSGARAGVGGYGYLVEPLWWIGMITMIVGEIANFIALMFAPAVLVIPLGALSIIVSAVLAHFILNEKLQKMGLVGCILCVVGSTMIVLHAPEEHPVTSVLEIWDLAIQPAFLLYTASVLVTVLVLMLHSAPRYGQTNIMIYIGICSLFGSLTVMSVKAIGTAIKLTLEGKSQVAYFQTWIFAMVSVSCIMTQLNYLNKALDTFNTAVVSPIYYAMFTSLTIFASAIMFKDYAGQSASSIASELCGFITILSGTAVLHSTKDPDPPQNTDLYSPLSPKLWWHVQEKGDQWKQKDEDGLSADFVAIIRQDYFA comes from the exons AtggatctttcttcttcttcgatgagTGAAGAAGCTTCCTATGTAAATAATCTAAAAGGATTTATTCTTGCTGTAATTTCTAGTGCTTTTATTGGATCAAGTTTTATTATTAAGAAGAAAGGTCTTAAAAGAGCTGGTCATTCTGGTGCTCGTGCTG GTGTTGGTGGATATGGTTACTTAGTGGAGCCACTTTGGTGGATTGGAATGATTACTA TGATTGTTGGAGAGATTGCGAATTTTATTGCTTTGATGTTTGCCCCTGCTGTTCTTGTAATCCCACTTGGGGCATTGAGTATAATTGTCAG TGCTGTTCTAGCACATTTCATATTGAACGAGAAACTACAGAAGATGGGTTTGGTGGGGTGCATCCTATGTGTAGTGGGTTCTACTATGATTGTTCTTCATGCCCCTGAGGAACACCCCGTAACTTCAGTTCTGGAAATCTGGGATTTAGCAATACAGCCAG CTTTTCTTTTATATACGGCTTCGGTGTTGGTTACAGTTCTTGTGTTAATGTTGCATAGCGCTCCACGCTATGGGCAGACAAACATCATGATATACATTGGAATATGTTCTTTATTTGGATCTTTGACG GTCATGAGTGTAAAGGCTATAGGCACTGCCATAAAACTTACATTGGAGGGTAAAAGCCAGGTTGCGTACTTCCAAACATGGATATTTGCAATGGTTTCGGTTTCTTGTATAATGACTCAGTTGAATTATTTAAACAAG GCATTGGATACTTTCAATACAGCAGTTGTTTCTCCTATTTACTACGCCATGTTCACATCTCTCACAATTTTTGCTAGCGCCATAATGTTTAAG GATTACGCTGGTCAGAGTGCAAGCAGTATAGCGTCAGAGCTTTGTGGGTTTATCACTATACTTTCTGGAACTGCGGTGTTGCATAGTACAAAAGATCCAGATCCACCCCAAAATACAG ATTTATACTCACCGCTTTCTCCTAAACTATGGTGGCATGTCCAAGAAAAGGGAGATCAGTGGAAGCAGAAGGACGAAGATGGGTTGTCTGCTGATTTTGTCGCAATCATTCGCCAAGATTATTTTGCATAG